The sequence below is a genomic window from Coffea arabica cultivar ET-39 chromosome 4c, Coffea Arabica ET-39 HiFi, whole genome shotgun sequence.
CACAAACCAACACTATATTTGGGACTTTtctttttgacaattttgcatCTCATGGAACCTAACACCTTACTTTTTAgcactttatttttatttttcctcctCAAAGTTTAAAACCACACCTTGCTTGGTCCCCTAGTATTCTTCTTCAAGAGAAATTGAACATCACCAGTCACCAATATTCAttgccaaaaaataaataaataaaaaagatgcAGGTCTAACAAGATAATGCCTGTAAATAGTTGTTTCCTTTACCTGTGTGGTACCCATTTACAAATTTAGgttttaaagggaaaaaaaaaattgtgggaCTGATCGGTTCAACCTGTCTGAGACAGTTACATAGCTTAAAGATTAAGTTAATAAATTAGTTAATGTGGATAAATTCGAAAGGGTACATCAAGTAATTTCTTTGTATTCAATAATTATAATAGACTTAAAAATTTGAAAGAGCAAAAGGGGAGGATAATCGTTTAGAACACAAGTGACAGAGTCAGTTGTCGATAAAGATTCATATGCACCTCCCACAGTAATTATAATTAAGATCCCATGTTGTCTACGTATTTGGTCCTTTTTATGGAAATTGGGAAAGATGGTGAGTTCAGATAGCAAATTCCAAAATCAAGAATAGTTTAtatatgaagaaaataattttttgccttttattaaacctgaattcacatgaaaatttcatgaaagGGTGTAAATCTATATACCACAATGCAACTTCTTgtatccaaaaaagaaaattgcaacATGATGAATGTACAAGCATCACTTTAGATTCCTCAAATTAAAGTTTTCATCTATctcccttttattttattttattttattttattgattatTATAATCTGCAAACGTACGTTTTAAAGATTCCATTGCATTGGTTTTATCAAATAAAAGTTctgtcaaaaaaaattttttttgaaggaaaattctcTCAAGTTTCAAAACAAAACTATGGGACAAAAGTGCTTCAAAACCATTGGCAACGTCTCTGAAAACCTTATCCTCAATCAATGCAGAATCCAATATATTCACTCCAAACCTTAGTAAACAAGTTGATGTGGGATAGTTGGTGACTGCATGGACTGACTTCTGAACAGAGGAATGAGGAAGTCTGATTCATTAAAACCTAATGTTGCTTCATTGCTTACGTGCTCTTAGCTGTCCAGATAATGGCTTCCATCACCATATATAATGTCTCTTACTCTCTTACCTCAAATAGTCCCAATCAAAGCTCTTAAAAAAGAAGGGACAAAATATTAAGGCCTCCAATTGGGAGGTTTAATGGGCATGTGcataataaccaaaaaaaaaaaaaaaagaagataattatctttttttttttgagaaatttaagCGGTCAAATAAAAGATAATATCACTAAGTGCAcccataaaattttaaatatcttGTAGGAAAATAGAAATAAGTCAAAATAAAGTTTTGGGGATACTTTTGCCTAGCCAagtttttcccctttttgattctctagaaataattaatttttcccAACTAAGTTTAGTATTGATTCTGTTATAAGGTGGCCAGCTTAATTTTGACCATACAATCtcaacttttaatttttctcttttcggcATTAAATTGCTTTTCGTGAATATCTATTTCAAGTTGTTTTCATGGTATTGTGCCTTAATGGATTGGTTGTGTAATTTCTAATATCCTGATTTCTATTGTAGTTATCAATCAAGTAATTGCTCAATCATTTCTTGTTTGCCAAAACGAAATATCTATATGTGCTTTTCGTGTATGTATTTTTAACATTTCCTCTAGGTCAAGACCCTTGAATTCACAATATCAAGTCACAGACTCATTGGTCTTATGTTATTATATTAGACTGATTCCCTGCCTTTAAATTGTTTTGATGAAATCTGCAATATATAAAGAATTTTTCTATTGTGTGGCTAAGAAGTGTGTTAGGAACTTAATTATCTGCATACCTCCCCTGAGTTTTTGACGATTATAAGAGCTCCCCTTAAGTTTTAAAAATTGCACCTACCTCCCCATTTTCATTATATAAGTAACATTCTAGACCCAAAAGGCTAgactttttctcaaaaatcttttAATACCCTTGGGTTATAGTTtacaactaaaataaaaaaggaaaaaaatcattCACTGTCTGTATTTCATTCATCTTACGCGTTATCGTTACAGTCTACCTATTAACATCCAAATTACTACTAAGTAGACACTCACTTTTGTTCTAAAGTTTCTCTTTTATCTAAAGATTTCTAGTGCAGATcattgaatcaattaaaaatGCCGCATTAGATACTCAAAACCTTACTTACAATCTTATATCAACTTCAAAATTTGCTTAATATACAGCAATATTCATCAACATTCCTAAATTTGAATTCTATGGCTACCGCTTTTCTAATATAAAACGGTCTAAATTATCACTACTAATACCGACATCTAATATACTCTATCAACACAGAGTTTAAAATCAATTAAATTCTCCCTATAGGAATAACATCACTAATAGCTGAAAATCAAAAATAGAAACACGATGTCGTTATAAGTATATCAAGaacattttttcataacaaCCATAATAGTACGATTTTTATTTAGTCCATCTTCCACTtcctttcttaattttttattttttatcacgATCACTATCTTTATTTCCATCTAGTTTGATAATGAAATCATCACTTAACTTGTCGTTTAACAATTTCAATTTGCAAATAACTATCAaacattgaaaataaaaatggtGAACAAAGAAGCTGTTTCATAGTAATGAAAAATGGGGAACAAATACGCTATTTTAATAGTAATGAAAAAGATATAATTGGAAATAGATACCAAGATAGGTAAGTACTAGTGATTGGTGTGGATGGTAGTTTTGTTGGTGATGACATTACACATTTAGTCGATAGGAATAAATAAATGAGTTTAGAAGGAAAGAAATTGTAGGAGGAAGAAAATAGAGAGTTAATGGGCGAAAACTCTAGTTTAAGTTATTGGTTGATAACAGACGAAATAGTTTTACTTTTTTATAGAATTTTTCAATGAGTTTGACAATTAGTGAAGGGTAATTTTGTCTTTTTATCATGCCAACAATATCGGTCATAATTATATAAACCTCAGTGGAGCCaagtgaaattatcaaaaaaactAAGGGAGAGGTTTTTAATATTATCCCTTTTTCATTAGAAGTGACAGCTACTAAGAGAAGCTTGTCCTTTGTGTTCATTAATTCGTTTTTGGCCGCATGAATCACGGGATACTGCAATTTTTGTctgcattttaaatttttaatggtCATTTCCGTGGAACTGAAGTAAATGTATGCTAGAAAGTATGAAAGCCCGTGATGAGTATTAAATCTttctcactttatttgttttcgtGTTTTTCTCATGACAACACGTTTATAGTATATCTTTGGATGGAAATATGATGAGCAAAATTTTAgaagcaccaaaaaaaaaagaaaataatcttttgaattatattttttcactaaaaaaattttttaatcacatttttgtctcatatattttaaatcattataatatacttttctataaaaataacaatctaaacggattctaaaatttaaagaactaaaggatttgtttggataaggtattatttgaaatattatttggaataattactgtagcactttttgtgatgtgatgtatgtgagataaaaaagtgattgggaatataaaaagatggattgaaaaatgtgtttacgatgcaagcgaaatattatttgggataagttTTGTATCCAGAAACTCCAACTTTTGTCATTCTCATGATTCTTCCAACCAATTGGACACCATGGTTGGATATTGCCTCGATCTTCGTAGCTGGCCTAGACCAGAGTATTTTCTAtgcttatctttcttttcccatAATTTATTATGTGGGAGTTGTAAGGATTGGCCGGTTTTAATACAATCAAAATCGGACCAACAGCCAGACCAGTTCATGTGGATGACAAAAACAACAATAAATTTGGGATCTTTTGTTGTGGACAAATTTTggccactcaagcaaccaaaaaCCTGTTTAAAAAATGTACTCATTCAAAGGAAAGTTCAACACCACTCATGATCTAATTGTTAgaattcaatttcaatttttttttgtttttttttttgttttttggactTCTAAAGTAGATGCTAGAAGAAACTCTGTTTTTATCTACAAttcttgacattttttttttgtacttttaTATAAATGCAGATAAATGTTTTATCATCCCAATGAAAATTATGTTCTTTATGCTGTAATTATTTCATTCCAAATATataatttctttccaaaatatGTAGATAAGAACCTTATCCATATCTATAATTCCGACAAAGAACACAGTCAGCTACGCGGTGAAACAACGCTGGCTAACTACCAAACTGACACACGGATAATACAGAGATAATCATGTGACGGCCCCCAAATCTAAAATACCTAATGTCCGAAGGAATTGTGTTCGATGGTAAATTCGAGAGATGATTTTAAGTAAAAACTCtcgaattcaaaatttttttttctatttataagggaaaaaaaagtcaATACCAAACATACTGTTCAAAGTTCCCACCACAAATCCTGTAAAAGATCCTTAATCCACTCCGTGTCCATTAAACAAtgggagtgtttggatacctcaattatttcaaataatattttgcttgcatcacaAATATATTTCTCAACctatctttttatatttccaaccgcttttttatctcatatacatcacatcacaaaaagtgctacagtaattattccaaataataccctattgaagattagatttttttttttttttacaagttGATAATATCACTTTCTTATTTGTTAAGGGGACTTTCTTTATACAAAAAAATCTCTATTATTCATTGGAATTATAAGCATCCCTTTTATGAAATTGTAATTTAAATGAAAATAACGGTATTTTTACGTTTCACATCGGTGTAAAAGTGAAAAGGAGTGAGTGACATTCACATTAGTAATTCCATTCAATgaattatcatttttttttccaagaaaaaaattttttggtaagaaaaaatccaaaaaaatttgGACAGGTTCGACTTCAATCACCATTCAATGAATTATCTTTCAATTCATCTTGAAATAGCTAATCACTATTTAGTTTTCAATTTATGCAAAATtgtatatttttaataaaacaaaagaaaagcattcagtTTCTGTTTATTGTTGAGGATATTAAAGGTCGCAAATTGTGATACCACATAATAATATGTTTTCAATAAGACAAAACTACATGGAATATGAAAATTGCGGATATCTAAAGCATTCGTTAAGAAGAGTTTGAGGTGTTAGTACTTTTTTTTCAGAAAAGTGTCATTAATTTTAAATTATGTccaatacaaaagtagtacgaTAATTATGAAAGTGTGTATTCACATAATAAATCATATATAATTCAAGGTGTATTAACAAATATCCATCGGacactaaaaaaaaatccaacaatAAAAGCAAAGGGTAAACCAATTTCATTGAACCTTCCGTAGTTGTTATTCAACTACGGAAGCATGAAAATTTTGGGAAGGAATACAAACCATGTCTTGAATTCAAGCTACCGAACAAGTAAAGTTCAATTAAGTGGGCTCTGATTTCAAAGCAATATGTGAAGACTCGTAAAATTTCTTTGGGATTTTCTGAGGTAGATCCAAGAAGAAGGAACTCAAGTttatctagaatttttttttggcattttcgtACTAGCTTTTAAAAATGCATATCGGCCTGATGAATCTAAATGTTCTTGATGCACTTgtcatcttcttttccaaatacATACATTCAGATTTGAATCTTATCGAAAGCTCCAAAGAACACAGTCAGATGTGAGTCATATGGTCTATTGGCCGACTTTCATTTATCCAAACTGCCAAGAAAGAACACAACCACCGTATTAGCTGACCGATAATATAGGTAGCCATGCACATAGTATTCAAAAGTTCCGAAaaatcctatccaaacaaaaaaatttttaggaaAATTTTAATAGCCCTTATCTATTTGTTAATGGTTCTCTCTTTAACTTTTGACCATACTACTAAACATATCCCtattttgaattgaatttacaaaaaccccttttttttatgatgttttaataaaaataaagagaGAGATATTTTTGTCCTTTCacatgaataaaaaaaaagacaggAATTTTTTggataggtttttttttttttttgctcgtATCATGAATTTATTTTTAACTATGGTTTTATTATAGAACTCGCTCGTTATagtattatttaaaaatattttttaaataaattttttaatctaAACACAATTAACATTTTCCTAGATTTAACGAGATTCATAAATGTgctttcaaaattttctaaataacaTTATCCAAACCAaacataattaattttttttggataaagtTAAAATGGTAGACTCGTTAATTCCTATCCGTATCAATGACCCCACAATCCCTCCACTTTTCCCCTTTCTATtattttagtagtttcttacCCCCCTTCGGCATTTGTTGCTTGTCCCATCTTCCTCCATTAAGCCTCGTCGTATCTCTTTATAGTCTCAAccatcaaaaataaataaattgtcgagcagagaatttttttttccgttgTGTTTCTTTCTGGGTATAAAGCTGCAAGTTTTGGATTGAGCAATAGAGAAGGTGTCTTTCTTGGATTTTCGCTTCCATTTGatagaaattttggtttttgatCCAAAAAGAGAAGTGGGTTTTTCTGGGTTTTCAATCTTTTGAGGTTATAAgcttggaaattttggtttggaGGCATCAGAAATGGCTTGTTGTTTGAAGACTGGTTTCTATGTTTCTGGTTCAAGTGATACCTTTCTTGGCTGTAGAGCCAAAGGGTCTTTAGGGGTTTCTCCGTCTGTTGGGGCTCTCCAATTATCAAATTCAAGATCAAAGGATTTCATGGGGAAACAATTGGATTATTCAGTCCAAAATTCAACCTATTGGGATGTCAAAGCTCCAACTACTTTTTCTGTTAAGGTATGAATGATGTTCCTggccctttttgttttttgtttttttttttttttttaccttgaatatttatttatgTGTGGCTTCAAAGTTGCAAACTTTACTCAAGTTTTTGATGAATATTTTTAGGCACGAGCATCAATTTCTGTTAGCAGAGCTTTGAGATGGTGGGAGAAGACTCTTAAGCCGAACATGATTGAGATCCATTCTGCACAAGAACTTGTGGATTCATTGTTAAATGCTGGagatagattggttatagttgacTTTTATTCCCCTGGTTGTGGAGGTTGCAAGGCTTTGCATCCCAAGGTATTATTGCAAAATGTGTTCTCTATATATATTGGTGGATTATTATGAAGATTGATTCTCTATTTTGGATGGTTTTATTACCAATTGTGGATTTAATTGGCAACTACTTTTTTTGGTTTGGTGCTTTTAGTTaccccttttttattttctctgtTGTTAGATCTGTCAACTGGCTGAATCAAACCCCAGTGCAATTTTTCTCAAAGTCAATTATGAAGAACTCAAGCCCATGTGCTATAGCTTGCATATTCATGTCCTACCATTCTTCAGATTCTATAGAGGTGCAGAGGGCAGGCTATGCAGCTTCAGTTGTACTAATGCAACGGTAAGGAAATCAATCCATTAATGCTTCATTGGTCTAAGAATTGTAGTTTTTGCTTCTGAGGCTTATTTATTCTTCTGTTATGCAGATCAAGAAATTTAAGGACGCTTTAGCAAAATATGGGACTGAAGGTTGTAGTCTTGGTCCAGCAAGAGGGCTAGAAGAATCGGAGCTATTGGCTTTAGCCTCAAGTGGACAAATATCAAGAAATGTGCCACTAGGATATGCAACTGAGAAGAAGGATAAGCAAGTGCAGGATGTGGTGTTGAATGGTTTTGATCTGTCCAGTTCTGTGGTTAAAGATGAAAATAAGAGGGGAGTCAATGGAGGCTCTGCTGTTGTGATGGCCTAATCTAGAGATTAGTTAGTAGTCCTAGTTAGGAGAATTCTTATGGGAGTAAAAATATAGCTCCCTCCTTTAAGAAATTCTTCTTCTGAAGAATGTGCATAATTATTGAGAGTTATCCAGAAGCAGGGCTCTTGGTTTTTTGGATAAGCCCTGCATATTTGGTTAATCTGTTGTCAGATGGAAAAAATTTGTGTTATAAAGACAGCTATATCTTTCAAGGATTTATCCTTATCTTGTGTGATGTGGAATCTGCTGTAATGACAGTACTTTTTGAGTACATGACTTATCTTTCTCATAAATGATGAATAATTTTGCCTTAGATGTCCTGTATAATGACATGCCACCAAAGCAGGCATGACCCTTGGAGAAAAGAAATAGAATTTAACCCCCTTTTGGACCAACGACTCCCTGATAAAATCTTATCCTCTGTGAGATTCTCCAGATTTTGAATGTACTTGATGAACAACACAAATAATTACTTATGTTGCCAACCGGCCTTCCACAAACTTTTGACATCCAACTATTTGcatggttttattttattttttttcagtaACGATAACAGTTATATAAtttattctattttaatttATAGGAAAGGGGAGTTTAAAGAGGCTTGTGTATTAGAAACTAGTATGTACGTTGATCTGACTAGACCAAGAGGTGCTATGGCACCTCTTTGGATTTTTGTTCCTGCAAACCTAAGTTATAAGTCTTCAAAATCTAGTGGCACATTCCCTTGTATTTTGCAACAATTTCGTTCCAACTTTCAAGACATGtctatcttttgtttttaaagtTTGTCCTCCTTTCTCAATGCTACATGCAATAGACAACCTTAGCAGCAATCAAACATGCTtgaaaatttcaattcaaaatttgatttctcGTTTGCACTTTAGGCTAGCCGGCaacctttttgattttttcgGGCGAAGACCAATTCCTTGTACGTCCCAATCCCAAACCAACAAATGTTGCTGATGTTTATTGAACTTTTCTCGTGGAAGAGGGAAGGAAGGTTGAGTTTCTATGTGTTTATGCCAACTTTATTCAACTTGTCTATCAATCTGCCTGCAGTTGAGAAACCTTAATGCGCGTGGAGCCATAGCTTCAAAATCAAAGGACACGTACACGCATTTAAGTGTCATTTTAATGTATTTATGCCCTCTTTATTGTTATCAAATTAATTGTAATTGTGGTTTTCCTAAAACAGGACAATAAATGTCGGTGTGGAATTAACAACCGACAGACTCGCAGTCCGGGGTTCTAATTAAGGGAAATGCCTTGCTTGACGGCTCAGCAATTGAAGATGCTTTTTAGATTTGGGCAAATGACACGTTTGATCCTTCACCttctataaattttttttaacaaattcgTCCCtgatatttaaaaattgaagttaTTACATCTCTGAACCCAACTTTCAATCTTAATCAAACCATCCAGTAACTTAGTAATAAATTTCGGAGatagaattgatagatcatTTGGTCAACTCCATTACATTCATATGACATTTATTgaaccaaaaaaggaaaaaaaaaattagaaaattataacataaaaagtcagttctttgtcttggaatagtagaatttctttttttgggttaatCTTTTCATGCATTGTTAGCGTGTACATTTGTGAGTTTAGATGTATACCATACATACAAAATTtggttttaaatttaaattgaaatgatgTTGCAGGTCAGTGTATACAATGACAATGTAGGAAAGATTGATCATTCTTtgttatgttataattttttatttttccttttgggTTCATTAAATTTTACGTGAATATTAAGTTGAATTAACCAAATGATCTACCACTTATATTCCTGAAATTTGTAATCGAATTGTTGGGTGGCTGGATTCAAATTAAAAGTTGACTTTAGAGATGTAATAGGttcagtttttaaatgtcaagaacaagtttgcttcattttaaaaatgACGCTGTAAtagacgaaaagaatatttttatgaaaCGTGAAGGATGAATCATGTCATTTTCACTTTTGAGATATCAATgtcatttagggtttttctaatggatgTCCTATGGGCACTCATTAACACACCTATATTCCACTCAACCTACCATGTATATACACTCTAACAATTATTACTTTCTCATACATTTATACacttttctaattaatttccttatattcatatatttttcttaattaatcttatattttttaaaatctaacacctgaaatatttttttaatgagTGCTTTTAGAGCACCCTTTAGACAGACCATTATTGCATATAAATTTCAAAGGgttaaaaatagaaaatccACACGAACTATTGTGTCAATTGCAGTTTACCCCGTAAAGTATTTTAAGAGATACTTTACAcccttgataaaaaaaaaatgatgaaaaaaattaattccaTCAAAGTAATTGACTAAGTGATTGATTTATCCTCTATTAAAGTTCAAGTggcaaaaatacccttttgatGAGAAAAATCTTTCATGTTAAATAAACTAATTATTCTCGCTTTATAATAAAACTTTAAGTGAAAACACATATCTGGGACAAAAAATAACTGAAGGATTAATGTTACAATTCTAAGATCTCATTATTTTGTTTAGAGTATCATAATGCCATATCTTCACATCATAGCAAAAATTATTTATAATCTCACAAGAATTTAAATGAAGTAGTACCTAAAAATTTTTACATGAATTTAGCACAATAATTGTAGGAAAGATCCACTACTATACGTAAAACTAGCATTAGCATATTAGGAATCAAAATATTGgacttaaaattttcaaaaaaaatcccaaattaTTCAATAATTTGTATGCAtataaaaagaaattgaaagtaTAGTTCCAAATTAGAGGAATAATTGTTATTCAAAGTGACATCATATATTACTTTTTatatgttttcaattttttgttatgatGTGAAAATTAGTTTGTTGACAGTGGAAGTTTTTTTCCCACCGAAGGTTATTCTTGCCACTTAAACTTTTTAATGGACGACAAGTTAGTCAT
It includes:
- the LOC113740289 gene encoding thioredoxin-like 1-2, chloroplastic yields the protein MACCLKTGFYVSGSSDTFLGCRAKGSLGVSPSVGALQLSNSRSKDFMGKQLDYSVQNSTYWDVKAPTTFSVKARASISVSRALRWWEKTLKPNMIEIHSAQELVDSLLNAGDRLVIVDFYSPGCGGCKALHPKICQLAESNPSAIFLKVNYEELKPMCYSLHIHVLPFFRFYRGAEGRLCSFSCTNATIKKFKDALAKYGTEGCSLGPARGLEESELLALASSGQISRNVPLGYATEKKDKQVQDVVLNGFDLSSSVVKDENKRGVNGGSAVVMA